In Prosthecochloris marina, the genomic stretch TCGTAGTGTTAACTTAAGTCTCATTGCTGTATTATTGATGATTATATTTTGCAATAACACATTGATATTATATCGGACAGGTGATTCCTAACCATACACCACCCCCATCTCCTGAACTTCACTCCTAACCATATCCCGCAGTTCCTGCGGTTCGAGCACTTCGGCTTCTTTGCCGTAGCGCATGACCCAGCGCTTGATTGCATCGAGGCCGCTGACTCGGAAATGAACGGCGATGCATCCATCGTCATGTTCTGTTATCTGCTGAGAAGGGTGCCACTGCCTTTCTTTGATCCAGGGGGCCTGATAGGCTGAAAAGCGAACGGATACCGTCTGTTCCGTTTCGCCGACAACCTGATCGAATGTTTTCGACAGGAATTCGTCAACAGAAAAGTCAGCCGGTATGTTGAAATGTGTTTTCTGCAACTGCAACTTTTTGATTCTGCTGACCACGAATGTGCGGATGTCTTTGCGAAGCTCACAGTGAGCCACGAGATACCATGTCTGGGCTCCATGTGAGTAGTGCAATCGAAATGGGTGTATCGTCCGCTCCGTCACCGCTCCGCTTGAATGAGCATCATAGGCGACATGGACCTTCAATCTCTGGCGGATTGCATCTTCGAGGGTAATGAAATGATGCGAAACATCATGAGTGCCTGCAGGTTGTTCGAAGGAGTAAATGCTGAAGAGTTCACTCTCGCCAAGCGTCCCGGGAAGATACTGCATTACCTTGTCGAGAGCCCGGCTGACCTCATTGTAGTAGGGTGTCCCCCTGTATTGAGAGAGAACCTTTTTCGTTGCTTTGAGCGCCTCGGCTTCATCCTGTTCGAGAAACGCGGATGGAAG encodes the following:
- a CDS encoding helix-turn-helix transcriptional regulator, producing MKQSRPPLVRMYFLDEQLRNNKYPNCTSVASYFEVHRKTIQRDVEYLRDMLRAPIEYDKKKKGYFYRENWLFLPSAFLEQDEAEALKATKKVLSQYRGTPYYNEVSRALDKVMQYLPGTLGESELFSIYSFEQPAGTHDVSHHFITLEDAIRQRLKVHVAYDAHSSGAVTERTIHPFRLHYSHGAQTWYLVAHCELRKDIRTFVVSRIKKLQLQKTHFNIPADFSVDEFLSKTFDQVVGETEQTVSVRFSAYQAPWIKERQWHPSQQITEHDDGCIAVHFRVSGLDAIKRWVMRYGKEAEVLEPQELRDMVRSEVQEMGVVYG